From a single Sinorhizobium sp. RAC02 genomic region:
- a CDS encoding nuclear transport factor 2 family protein, with translation MQQRKALDGVAIQNAIEKRDGHALAEFYAENAVLKIIDRNNPPSRPRELAGKAVISEFWNDVCGREMEHKVDAVVTEGSRISLTETCAYPDGTRVFCAAMIDVEGGKIARQTVIQAWDE, from the coding sequence ATGCAACAGCGCAAGGCCTTAGATGGCGTGGCCATACAGAACGCCATCGAGAAACGCGACGGACACGCATTGGCTGAATTCTATGCTGAGAACGCGGTGTTAAAGATCATCGACAGAAACAATCCCCCTAGCAGACCGCGAGAACTGGCTGGGAAAGCTGTAATTTCGGAATTCTGGAACGATGTCTGTGGCCGCGAAATGGAGCACAAAGTCGATGCAGTGGTGACCGAGGGTAGTCGGATTTCTCTTACCGAGACATGCGCATATCCAGACGGGACGCGTGTATTTTGTGCCGCTATGATCGATGTAGAAGGCGGCAAAATTGCCCGGCAGACGGTGATTCAAGCCTGGGATGAGTGA
- a CDS encoding PepSY domain-containing protein has product MSKSLVALVSTLALSVVPATAQDAKPRAEDGKKPSEILASVEARRDFARLQEMSWNDRGYYEIEYRTKDKARVEINIDAKSGNPVEQE; this is encoded by the coding sequence ATGTCGAAGTCGCTCGTAGCGCTTGTTAGCACGCTCGCATTGTCGGTCGTGCCGGCGACGGCCCAGGACGCGAAGCCCCGCGCGGAAGATGGAAAAAAGCCATCAGAGATACTGGCATCCGTCGAGGCCCGCCGGGACTTCGCTCGTCTTCAAGAGATGTCATGGAACGACCGCGGCTACTACGAGATCGAGTACCGGACGAAGGACAAAGCTCGAGTCGAGATCAACATTGACGCCAAAAGCGGGAATCCGGTCGAGCAGGAGTAG
- a CDS encoding SDR family oxidoreductase: MKKNILIVGGSSGVGLELARHYVNEGHRVCFTGRKDPGLANAQFFKLSITASVDDLSKGISNLTASFQDVHTLVYAAGFLQRGSIETLDDEALTTMTNVGLLAPMMLAARLKPIAPTPLKLLLITSSSQYTPRPQEPAYSATKAGMAMLGASLVRDPGFGKVLVAAPSGIRTPFWEKTEEDTSTMLDPVWTAEQIVALSGGSFKYRYAKLLRHPARVEVVETLDNDFAFID; encoded by the coding sequence ATGAAAAAGAACATCCTGATCGTCGGAGGCAGTTCCGGAGTCGGGCTTGAACTCGCTCGGCATTATGTCAACGAAGGTCATCGGGTGTGCTTTACAGGGCGCAAAGATCCTGGCTTGGCGAATGCGCAGTTCTTCAAACTGTCTATTACGGCTTCTGTGGATGATCTTTCCAAGGGGATCAGCAACCTCACCGCCAGCTTTCAAGACGTGCATACGCTCGTCTACGCCGCTGGATTTCTGCAGCGCGGATCTATCGAAACACTGGATGATGAGGCGCTTACGACAATGACCAATGTGGGGCTGTTGGCTCCGATGATGCTGGCGGCGCGTCTGAAGCCTATTGCCCCGACGCCATTGAAGCTGCTGCTGATCACATCAAGCTCTCAATATACGCCAAGGCCGCAAGAGCCTGCCTATTCGGCAACGAAGGCCGGCATGGCCATGCTCGGCGCTTCGCTTGTACGTGATCCAGGGTTTGGGAAGGTGCTCGTCGCCGCTCCCTCTGGTATCCGTACGCCGTTCTGGGAGAAAACAGAGGAGGATACCAGCACTATGCTGGACCCGGTCTGGACAGCCGAACAAATCGTGGCCCTTTCCGGAGGATCCTTCAAATACAGGTATGCAAAGCTTCTGAGGCATCCAGCGCGGGTCGAAGTTGTCGAAACACTCGACAACGATTTCGCCTTCATCGATTGA
- a CDS encoding helix-turn-helix transcriptional regulator: MISGRQIAAARALIGLSQAELAGSSNISVPTLKRMEASEGIASGLANNVAAVRTALESAGILFIDQNGNGPGVRLRDRQA; this comes from the coding sequence ATGATATCTGGACGACAAATTGCCGCTGCACGTGCTCTAATCGGACTTAGCCAAGCCGAGTTAGCTGGTAGCTCCAACATTTCAGTTCCAACTCTGAAACGGATGGAGGCGAGTGAAGGAATCGCAAGCGGATTGGCCAACAATGTCGCGGCAGTCCGAACCGCACTCGAGTCTGCCGGCATTCTTTTCATCGACCAAAACGGCAACGGCCCCGGCGTACGGCTGCGGGATCGGCAGGCATAG
- a CDS encoding RcnB family protein, whose translation MKLFAKTLLAAIALSFAAAPMAQAQTTYGHDRKPGYSSSWKKHEAKKRHHWRQGERVSDWKRRPAVRDYHRHGLRKPARGQQWVKVDNSYLLMSIATGIILGVNAAR comes from the coding sequence ATGAAACTCTTCGCTAAAACCCTTCTGGCAGCTATCGCCCTCTCCTTCGCTGCGGCGCCTATGGCACAAGCCCAGACCACCTATGGTCATGACCGCAAACCCGGCTACTCTTCCTCCTGGAAGAAGCACGAAGCAAAGAAGCGCCATCACTGGCGTCAGGGTGAGCGCGTCTCCGACTGGAAACGCCGGCCTGCGGTGCGCGACTATCACCGTCATGGCCTGCGCAAGCCGGCCCGCGGCCAGCAGTGGGTAAAGGTCGACAACAGCTATCTTCTGATGAGCATCGCCACAGGCATCATCCTTGGCGTGAATGCGGCCCGATAG
- a CDS encoding site-specific integrase: protein MIERRRHPLKGLLRVKKALADGRTIYYCYAWRGGPLLKTDNGKPLQPDDAGLQRAFDAAHDRRRNPNPETLQGLITAFRGSSDFKTTSASTKRGYNRYLDMLKEDFGSLTFSDLEAKATRGDFKAWRDRRADNPRAADYAWTTLARVLSFGKDRGLLSVNIAERGGRLYSVDRREKTWTNADIAAFNAVACQELQLALLLAFWTGQRQGDLLALPWKSYDGATFRLRQSKTGRRVVIPASNQVQRALGAVTRRSQTILCNTRGKPWTTDGFSTSWRKTRLAAGINELTFHDLRGTAVTRMALAGCSIAEIGAVTGHSPKDIDAILHTHYLGGQRELARQAMAKWDGAYLSTT from the coding sequence ATGATTGAGCGCCGACGACATCCCCTCAAAGGCCTCTTAAGGGTCAAGAAGGCTCTCGCGGACGGCAGGACCATCTATTATTGCTACGCTTGGCGTGGTGGCCCGCTTCTAAAGACGGATAACGGCAAGCCGCTCCAGCCGGACGACGCAGGCCTGCAGCGAGCTTTCGACGCTGCGCACGACCGACGACGAAATCCGAACCCCGAGACGCTCCAGGGCCTAATTACGGCGTTCCGTGGATCCTCTGACTTCAAGACGACATCCGCATCAACCAAGCGAGGGTACAACCGCTATCTGGACATGCTGAAGGAGGATTTCGGCAGTCTCACTTTCAGTGATCTGGAAGCCAAGGCCACCCGCGGCGACTTCAAAGCCTGGCGTGACCGCAGAGCGGACAACCCACGTGCTGCTGATTATGCCTGGACCACCCTCGCCCGCGTTCTGTCCTTTGGCAAGGACCGCGGACTGCTTTCAGTCAACATAGCCGAGCGCGGTGGACGCCTCTACAGCGTCGATCGTCGCGAGAAGACGTGGACCAATGCAGACATTGCCGCCTTTAATGCTGTCGCCTGTCAGGAACTTCAGTTAGCGCTACTGCTGGCTTTCTGGACCGGGCAACGTCAGGGTGACCTTCTCGCGCTTCCATGGAAATCCTATGACGGTGCAACCTTTCGGCTTCGACAGAGCAAGACTGGTCGGCGGGTGGTGATACCGGCATCCAACCAGGTGCAACGCGCGCTAGGCGCGGTTACGCGGCGATCACAAACGATCCTCTGTAACACTCGCGGGAAGCCGTGGACGACCGACGGATTTTCTACCAGTTGGCGGAAGACACGCCTTGCTGCCGGCATCAACGAACTGACCTTCCACGATCTCAGAGGGACGGCCGTAACCCGCATGGCCCTGGCTGGCTGTTCGATCGCCGAGATTGGCGCGGTAACAGGCCATTCTCCGAAGGATATCGATGCTATTTTGCATACGCACTACCTCGGCGGGCAGCGAGAGTTGGCGCGCCAGGCGATGGCGAAGTGGGATGGGGCGTATTTGAGCACGACATAG
- a CDS encoding DUF982 domain-containing protein: MLADVYFSVPLHVRFPSGVTRSFESLNDTVDFLENEWPLRHGARYKRACEKCRAALYRMAPVAVAREAFVSACLEAGLPVEAFTPSWQREPSSPPRMSGGLPN; encoded by the coding sequence ATGCTGGCTGACGTTTACTTCTCTGTACCCCTTCACGTTCGTTTCCCCAGCGGGGTGACGCGCTCGTTTGAGAGCCTGAACGACACCGTCGATTTCCTTGAGAATGAATGGCCTTTGCGGCACGGCGCGCGATACAAGCGCGCGTGCGAGAAGTGTCGCGCTGCACTCTATCGAATGGCACCGGTAGCCGTCGCGCGGGAGGCGTTTGTCTCCGCTTGCCTTGAGGCAGGATTACCTGTCGAAGCATTTACACCGAGTTGGCAAAGAGAACCATCGTCACCGCCCCGCATGAGCGGTGGCCTGCCTAATTAG
- a CDS encoding calcium-binding protein — protein MKLFDQVTGKSPEFALTRSGTTVAVSLHYDLWGWEDEEAGFIVFEGEAFAGIGDTYGSAYQSYGGDRPLYVDFTAALTSGVTYQSEYSVTDWGDGTEVNFTFNTTLFSLKALFTGTQAVDVVFGSADGDVLSGGGGGDFIEGAAGNDTLDGGAGKDTLYGGAGNDTYIVDDVGDQVIEVKGEGTDLVKSSFSYTLGANVERLTLTGSLAINGTGNSGANVLTGNSANNVLDGKAGADMMIGGKGNDTYVVDTSADQISEKTNEGIDLVKASVTYELGPNVEKLILTGSGYVNGFGNALANDIWGNNGANVLDGDSGNDRLTGGGGDDILLGGEGDDSLAGGAGIDRLYGGSGSDTYFLDDALDRVIEAAGGGTDLVKSSVSWTMTANVDNVTLTGVANINAGGNSLNNTMIGNSGSNILIGGNGNDTVTGGAGKDTFVFNTALNAGTNVDKITDFSHVDDVMQIDNAVFLGLAVGQLASSMFKDITLGPKDASDRILYNSDTGGLFFDRDGSGSTYAAVKFATLSGTPTLTAADFFVI, from the coding sequence ATGAAGCTTTTCGATCAGGTTACTGGCAAATCACCAGAGTTCGCACTCACGCGAAGCGGGACAACAGTTGCTGTTTCGTTACACTATGATCTTTGGGGATGGGAAGACGAGGAAGCCGGTTTTATTGTTTTTGAAGGTGAGGCATTCGCCGGTATTGGTGACACCTACGGTTCGGCTTACCAGTCATACGGTGGCGACCGCCCTTTGTACGTGGATTTCACAGCAGCCCTGACGTCTGGCGTGACGTATCAGAGTGAATACAGCGTGACGGACTGGGGTGATGGCACAGAAGTGAATTTCACCTTCAATACGACCCTTTTCTCATTAAAAGCACTGTTCACCGGGACCCAAGCCGTTGATGTCGTATTCGGATCTGCAGATGGCGACGTGCTTTCCGGAGGCGGCGGAGGCGACTTCATAGAAGGCGCTGCCGGAAACGATACGTTGGATGGCGGCGCAGGCAAGGACACTCTCTACGGCGGCGCGGGGAACGACACCTACATCGTCGATGATGTGGGTGACCAGGTGATTGAGGTCAAAGGCGAAGGCACTGACCTGGTGAAATCCTCATTCAGCTACACCCTCGGTGCCAATGTTGAGCGGCTGACGCTCACCGGTTCGTTGGCGATCAACGGGACCGGAAATTCCGGCGCCAACGTCCTCACCGGCAACAGCGCGAACAACGTCCTGGACGGGAAAGCTGGTGCGGACATGATGATCGGCGGTAAGGGCAATGACACTTATGTGGTCGACACCTCCGCAGACCAAATCTCCGAAAAGACAAACGAGGGCATTGATCTAGTCAAGGCATCTGTCACTTACGAGTTGGGCCCGAATGTCGAGAAGCTCATTCTCACAGGCTCGGGTTATGTCAACGGCTTCGGTAACGCACTTGCCAACGACATCTGGGGCAATAACGGCGCAAACGTGCTCGACGGCGACTCGGGCAACGACCGTCTCACTGGAGGTGGCGGTGATGATATTCTTCTTGGCGGCGAAGGCGACGATTCTCTGGCCGGAGGCGCGGGCATCGACCGGCTTTATGGTGGCAGCGGGTCGGACACCTATTTCCTCGACGATGCACTGGATCGTGTGATCGAGGCTGCAGGAGGTGGTACGGACCTGGTTAAGTCTTCAGTCAGCTGGACCATGACCGCCAATGTCGACAATGTAACCCTGACTGGCGTGGCGAACATCAACGCCGGCGGAAACTCTCTCAACAACACCATGATCGGGAATAGTGGCAGCAACATCCTGATCGGCGGCAATGGCAACGATACCGTGACAGGCGGAGCAGGCAAAGACACGTTCGTTTTCAATACTGCTCTGAACGCCGGCACGAACGTCGACAAGATCACGGACTTCAGTCACGTCGATGACGTGATGCAGATCGACAATGCAGTCTTCCTCGGCCTTGCGGTCGGACAATTGGCGTCGAGCATGTTCAAGGATATCACGCTGGGGCCGAAGGACGCCAGTGACCGCATCCTCTACAACTCCGACACCGGAGGCTTATTCTTCGACCGTGATGGTTCTGGAAGCACATACGCAGCGGTGAAATTCGCAACGTTGTCGGGAACGCCAACGCTAACAGCCGCTGACTTCTTTGTGATCTGA
- a CDS encoding class I SAM-dependent methyltransferase gives MTEPNTDQQAMAQALLSAVYQVIARPQGDAFNLDVIAKLAAGISSSQYLYTRMIGAKRTDSAGALIDYACSQATVEGFVVEFGVFSGRSINRIAQNKPGPVYGFDSFEGLPEYWRDGYQKGAFARQDLPAVAPNVELIVGWFDRTLPKFLDDHPGPASLIHVDCDLYSSTQTIFTQMRERIVPGTIILFDEYFNYPGWELHEFKAFKEFVESWGVQYEYIGLHPNHQQVAVRVTGMYNR, from the coding sequence ATGACCGAACCGAATACCGACCAACAGGCCATGGCGCAGGCGCTTCTGTCTGCCGTCTATCAGGTCATTGCGCGCCCGCAGGGTGATGCGTTCAACCTGGATGTGATCGCCAAGCTCGCCGCCGGCATTTCATCTTCCCAGTATCTCTACACCCGCATGATCGGCGCCAAGCGCACCGACAGCGCTGGCGCGCTCATCGACTATGCCTGCTCGCAGGCGACCGTCGAAGGCTTCGTCGTCGAGTTCGGCGTCTTCTCCGGCCGCTCGATCAATCGCATCGCCCAGAACAAGCCAGGCCCTGTCTATGGCTTCGACAGTTTCGAGGGCCTGCCGGAATATTGGCGCGACGGCTACCAGAAGGGTGCCTTCGCGCGCCAGGACCTGCCGGCAGTGGCACCGAATGTGGAACTGATCGTCGGCTGGTTCGACAGAACCCTGCCGAAGTTCCTCGACGACCATCCGGGCCCGGCCTCGTTGATCCATGTCGACTGCGATCTCTACAGCTCCACCCAAACGATCTTCACGCAGATGCGGGAGCGTATCGTGCCCGGCACGATCATCCTGTTCGACGAGTATTTCAATTATCCGGGCTGGGAACTGCATGAGTTCAAAGCCTTCAAGGAATTCGTCGAAAGCTGGGGTGTGCAGTACGAATATATCGGCCTGCACCCGAACCACCAGCAGGTCGCCGTACGCGTGACCGGCATGTACAATCGATAA
- a CDS encoding IS5 family transposase (programmed frameshift): MYDFFWFSDAQWERIEPLLPTDVRGKPRVDDRRVLSGIVHALRCGGRWADCADVYGPKKTLYNRFVRWSERGIWEGIFSALAGAEDAPDRLFIDSSCIKVHRCAGGGKGGPLAHGIGRTKGGRNTKLHAVCDAKGRPHVLLLTPGNVHDCKVARLCIEALPPCAQLVADKGYDSQALREWLDERGTEAVIPPRRNRKVQYEYDRAVYKQRNVIERMFCRLKDWRRLATRFDRNIKNFMGAVALAAAVIWWL; the protein is encoded by the exons ATGTATGATTTCTTTTGGTTTTCCGATGCGCAGTGGGAACGGATCGAACCGCTCCTGCCAACGGATGTGCGGGGCAAGCCGCGGGTGGACGATCGTCGCGTGTTGAGCGGAATCGTCCACGCGCTGCGATGCGGTGGCCGCTGGGCGGACTGCGCCGACGTCTATGGACCGAAGAAGACGCTCTACAATCGCTTCGTTCGCTGGTCCGAGCGCGGCATCTGGGAAGGCATCTTCAGCGCACTTGCCGGAGCCGAAGATGCGCCGGACCGATTGTTCATCGATAGTAGCTGCATCAAGGTCCACCGCTGCGCAGGCGGGGGAAAAGGGGGGCCTT TGGCTCATGGTATCGGCCGCACGAAAGGCGGACGGAACACCAAGCTCCATGCCGTCTGCGACGCGAAAGGTCGCCCTCACGTCCTGCTCCTGACGCCCGGCAACGTCCATGATTGCAAGGTGGCGAGGCTGTGTATCGAAGCCCTGCCGCCCTGCGCGCAGCTCGTCGCGGACAAGGGCTATGACAGCCAGGCTCTGCGCGAGTGGCTCGACGAGCGCGGTACCGAGGCTGTGATCCCGCCACGTCGAAATCGCAAGGTCCAGTACGAGTACGACCGCGCCGTTTACAAGCAGCGCAACGTCATCGAGCGTATGTTCTGCCGTCTCAAGGACTGGCGTCGCCTCGCCACCCGCTTCGATCGCAACATCAAAAACTTCATGGGTGCCGTCGCTCTCGCCGCGGCCGTCATCTGGTGGCTCTAG
- a CDS encoding tyrosine-type recombinase/integrase — protein sequence MLKLYSRKDSPNWWIRGTVRGISVNETTGTAERAAAEIILTIRAKEVLDESIFGKKLSVTFDSAAASYLQSGGSPRFLKPLRQRFGPTSLRSIRQNDLDAAAMKLFPEAAPETRNRQCYTPFIAVWNHAVGNDWADVRQWRRPKKAKGTTRRRLVKRSGSQPTDYERAARFIAEMSPAPAMVMTALFYTGMRPIELFTLERGDIDLKARWLLVLSSKTGEPRGVPMHEFIAPLFHALLQRKDANPHLFRTFRGEEYTIMAESGGQLSNGIVGARKRLAAKGVDINDVSPYTARHSVSTQLVINGVHPHIKDQILGHAVTDMSRHYTAVPQAHLIEAINTLPVPQEWRRMPWWGDPLSWSRRHVKWGRC from the coding sequence TTGCTAAAGCTCTATTCCCGAAAAGACTCTCCAAACTGGTGGATCCGCGGAACTGTACGCGGCATCTCGGTCAACGAGACCACCGGAACCGCCGAGCGAGCCGCCGCCGAGATCATCCTCACTATCAGGGCGAAAGAAGTTCTCGACGAGAGCATCTTCGGTAAGAAGCTAAGCGTCACGTTCGACAGCGCGGCGGCCTCATACCTCCAGAGCGGCGGATCGCCAAGGTTTTTGAAGCCGCTCCGCCAGCGTTTCGGCCCCACATCGCTTCGCAGCATTCGGCAAAACGACCTAGACGCAGCAGCCATGAAACTATTTCCCGAGGCGGCGCCCGAAACCCGCAACCGGCAATGCTATACGCCATTCATAGCGGTCTGGAATCACGCCGTCGGCAATGACTGGGCAGACGTGCGGCAATGGCGGCGGCCCAAAAAGGCGAAGGGGACGACAAGACGCCGACTGGTTAAACGCAGTGGCAGTCAGCCGACCGACTACGAGCGCGCCGCACGTTTTATCGCTGAGATGTCCCCTGCCCCTGCCATGGTGATGACCGCCCTGTTCTACACCGGCATGCGGCCGATCGAATTGTTTACACTCGAGCGAGGCGACATTGACTTGAAAGCCCGTTGGCTCCTCGTTCTCAGCAGCAAGACCGGTGAGCCTCGCGGCGTCCCGATGCATGAGTTTATTGCGCCGCTGTTCCACGCCCTTCTCCAGCGCAAGGACGCGAACCCGCACTTGTTTCGCACGTTCAGAGGGGAGGAGTATACCATCATGGCGGAATCAGGTGGTCAGCTCAGCAATGGAATTGTTGGAGCAAGAAAGCGGCTGGCGGCCAAGGGCGTCGATATCAACGACGTATCTCCCTACACCGCACGCCATTCCGTGAGCACGCAGCTCGTTATCAACGGCGTCCATCCACACATCAAAGATCAGATCCTCGGCCATGCTGTCACGGACATGTCACGCCACTATACCGCCGTGCCCCAGGCTCATCTGATCGAGGCGATCAATACTCTGCCCGTTCCCCAGGAATGGCGCCGCATGCCTTGGTGGGGAGATCCGCTCTCGTGGTCCCGACGACACGTCAAATGGGGGAGGTGTTGA
- a CDS encoding protein-L-isoaspartate O-methyltransferase gives MDYKVARTKMVDNQIRTTDVTSHEVLDAFLTVAREEFVPAAAKPLAYIDDDIQIAPGRYLMEPSPLAKLIQLAEVAPTDVVLEVGCGTGYASAILSKLGSSVVAIESDATLAATATETLSRLGHDNVAVVVGDLEAGYAPEAPYDVVFVHGAVEFVPDALLAQLRDGGRFVVVEGYGNASQARLYIKEGGHVSERNVFNTAVKPLPGFRKAKEFVF, from the coding sequence ATTGACTACAAAGTAGCGCGCACGAAGATGGTGGACAACCAGATCCGTACGACGGATGTGACGTCGCACGAAGTGCTCGACGCGTTCCTCACCGTTGCACGCGAAGAGTTCGTGCCGGCGGCCGCAAAGCCGCTCGCCTATATCGACGATGATATCCAGATTGCGCCCGGCCGCTACCTCATGGAACCGTCGCCGCTTGCCAAGCTGATCCAGCTTGCGGAAGTCGCGCCCACGGATGTGGTGCTGGAAGTCGGCTGTGGCACCGGCTACGCCTCGGCGATCCTTTCGAAGCTCGGAAGTTCGGTCGTGGCGATCGAGAGCGACGCAACGCTCGCGGCGACCGCGACGGAAACCCTGTCCCGTCTCGGCCATGACAATGTCGCCGTGGTCGTCGGTGATCTTGAGGCCGGCTACGCGCCCGAAGCGCCCTATGACGTCGTCTTCGTGCATGGCGCCGTGGAGTTCGTTCCGGATGCACTCCTGGCGCAGCTGCGTGACGGCGGCCGATTCGTCGTCGTCGAGGGCTACGGCAACGCCTCGCAGGCGCGCCTCTATATCAAGGAGGGTGGCCACGTTTCGGAGCGCAACGTTTTCAACACGGCGGTCAAGCCATTGCCCGGCTTCCGCAAGGCAAAAGAATTCGTTTTCTGA
- the exbD gene encoding TonB system transport protein ExbD has protein sequence MASKIKDSGDDLEENSEINVTPFIDVMLVLLIIFMVAAPLATVDINVDLPSSVAQPTPREDKPVFMTLKKDLAVSIGNGEIARDNFGPELDAVTEGNKQTRILLRADKAVDYGSVMDVMNLLRAAGYAKIALVGLEGAAPAQ, from the coding sequence ATGGCCAGCAAGATCAAGGATAGCGGCGACGACCTCGAGGAGAACAGCGAAATCAACGTGACGCCGTTCATCGACGTCATGCTGGTTCTGCTCATCATCTTCATGGTGGCAGCACCGCTCGCCACTGTCGACATCAATGTCGACCTGCCCTCCTCCGTCGCCCAGCCGACCCCGCGCGAGGACAAGCCGGTCTTCATGACGCTGAAGAAGGACCTCGCAGTGTCGATCGGCAACGGCGAGATCGCACGCGACAATTTCGGGCCGGAACTCGATGCCGTGACGGAAGGCAACAAGCAGACGCGGATCCTGCTGCGCGCCGACAAGGCCGTCGACTACGGCAGCGTCATGGATGTGATGAACCTGCTGCGCGCCGCCGGCTACGCCAAGATCGCCCTTGTCGGGCTGGAAGGCGCCGCACCGGCGCAATAG
- a CDS encoding helix-turn-helix transcriptional regulator yields the protein MTINVANPIADLRKSKGYDLQQLSLISGLTVAEIAKLESGVLVDPTKLARLLAAAGVKAI from the coding sequence ATGACGATCAACGTGGCGAACCCAATCGCGGACCTGCGCAAGTCGAAGGGCTACGATCTGCAGCAGTTGTCGCTGATCTCCGGACTAACTGTCGCGGAAATCGCGAAGCTTGAGAGCGGCGTGCTGGTCGATCCGACGAAGCTAGCCAGGTTGCTTGCTGCCGCTGGCGTGAAGGCTATCTAA
- the exbB gene encoding tonB-system energizer ExbB translates to MALTTPHTVSAQTQETPSVQTDNQPVTSGQATGAATDGASTTDTTSRPVTGENTAENPANPEDTGTAPAGETATELEALDDTEPAAGERQSGLPHDLSPWGMFMAADIVVKGVMLGLAFASVVTWTVLLVKIVELGSAQRSASHAVRRLSAARGLEDGEQALGRNRGVAARMTRAAREEMELSEGVLDHVSDGGVKERIASRLSRMEAHSGRRIAKGTGLLATIGSTGPFVGLFGTVWGIMNSFIGISKAQTTNLAIVAPGIAEALLATAIGLVAAIPAVVFYNFLARAITGYRQNLADASAAIERLASRDLDVRRAVRHPAQRTERAAGSVVKIG, encoded by the coding sequence ATGGCGCTTACCACCCCGCATACCGTGTCGGCGCAGACCCAGGAGACCCCGTCGGTCCAGACGGACAACCAACCTGTAACATCGGGACAGGCGACAGGTGCTGCAACGGACGGTGCCTCTACGACCGACACGACATCCCGCCCCGTGACCGGTGAAAACACGGCCGAAAATCCGGCGAACCCGGAAGATACGGGCACGGCACCCGCCGGAGAGACGGCAACCGAGCTCGAAGCGCTCGATGATACAGAGCCCGCGGCCGGCGAACGCCAGTCCGGCCTGCCGCACGACCTCTCCCCCTGGGGCATGTTCATGGCCGCCGACATCGTCGTCAAAGGCGTGATGCTCGGCCTTGCCTTCGCTTCCGTCGTCACCTGGACCGTGCTTCTGGTGAAGATCGTCGAACTCGGCAGCGCCCAGCGCTCCGCCAGCCACGCGGTCCGCCGGCTCTCCGCTGCACGCGGCCTGGAGGATGGCGAGCAGGCGCTCGGCCGCAACCGCGGCGTGGCCGCCCGCATGACCCGCGCCGCCCGGGAAGAGATGGAATTGTCCGAAGGTGTTCTCGATCACGTGTCGGATGGCGGCGTGAAGGAACGCATCGCCTCGCGCCTTTCGCGCATGGAAGCCCATTCCGGCCGCCGCATTGCCAAGGGCACGGGCCTGCTCGCCACGATCGGTTCGACCGGTCCGTTCGTCGGCCTCTTCGGCACCGTCTGGGGTATCATGAATTCGTTCATCGGCATCTCGAAGGCGCAGACCACCAACCTCGCCATCGTCGCGCCAGGCATTGCCGAAGCGCTTCTGGCCACCGCAATCGGCCTCGTCGCCGCAATCCCCGCGGTGGTGTTCTACAACTTCCTCGCCCGCGCCATCACCGGCTACCGCCAGAACCTTGCCGATGCCTCGGCTGCCATCGAAAGGCTCGCCAGCCGCGACCTCGACGTGCGCCGCGCCGTTCGCCACCCCGCGCAACGCACCGAACGCGCTGCCGGCTCCGTCGTAAAGATCGGGTGA
- a CDS encoding DUF2938 domain-containing protein — translation MGLLAKGIVVGFGATVLMDVWAIILWKAFGQARPNWAPVGRWFWHLKNGVIFHDDIGKAQPYAHELALGWVSHYAVGILYGVILALIVGEGWFATPTFLPAWILGIVTVGAGWFLLQPGLGIGVAASKLANANKVRLLNLVSHTVFALGLFGTALLIR, via the coding sequence ATGGGACTTTTGGCGAAGGGTATCGTGGTGGGGTTCGGTGCCACGGTGCTGATGGATGTCTGGGCGATCATTCTCTGGAAGGCATTTGGCCAGGCCCGGCCGAACTGGGCGCCGGTCGGCCGCTGGTTCTGGCATTTGAAGAATGGCGTCATTTTTCACGACGACATTGGCAAGGCACAGCCCTACGCCCATGAACTGGCGCTCGGCTGGGTCAGCCACTATGCCGTCGGCATTCTCTATGGTGTCATTCTGGCGCTGATCGTGGGTGAAGGCTGGTTTGCTACGCCGACCTTCCTGCCAGCCTGGATACTCGGCATCGTCACGGTGGGCGCTGGCTGGTTCCTGTTGCAACCCGGCCTCGGCATCGGCGTCGCAGCCTCGAAGCTGGCGAACGCCAACAAGGTGCGCCTGCTCAACCTGGTCTCGCACACGGTCTTCGCGCTCGGACTCTTCGGCACGGCGCTGCTGATACGCTGA